Proteins encoded together in one Bacteroides ovatus window:
- a CDS encoding TonB-dependent receptor: protein MKNTSSTFLTRVRMARILFLFSVCFLSLHSYAANIGAYAQQKNLTIEMRNKTVKEVLDYIEKNSEFIFFYYSKAIDTKRIVSLSVKDQPITVILDQLFKNTDVLYEIKDRQISLKREELPTEQRPQDSKQQKRKLVGTVTDASSSDPLVGVSISVKNSPGTGTITDLDGKFSIEVSNNTELTFSYIGYKQQVLSVGDLGVLKVKMQSDNEVLDEVVVVGAGTQKKVSVTGAISTVKGVELRAPSSSLTNNLTGKLAGVVSMTTSGEPGSVSDFYIRGIGTFGGRATPLILMDDIEISSGDLNNIPTESIASFSILKDASATAIYGARGANGVLLIKTKDGMENTRAQINITFENSFLRPANTLKFVDGPTFMNMYNEALVTRTPSATPKYSDDVIEYTRSGINPYVYPNVDWYDLLFKNSTMNQRANINVQGGSSKVTYYMSLQANHDSGMLNSPKRYSFDTNINRWEYIFQSNISYKMTPTTTVELRMNDQIGYAKGPSFSTSDLFYLTYNTNPVAFPASFPAEEGDKHIRFGGAMLSGNSMYNNPYAYMINNFRGSNHNTINTSVRINQNFDFVTKGLSASILVNWKNYSNSSYTKSLAPYYYRVQDGSWNVDSPDLYALEQLTSGSEYISQSDIERYQDNTFYMDGRINYSRQFGRHAVSGMLMYMMREYRSSVLPNRNQGLSARITYDYNQKYLAEINCGYNGTERLVEGERFELFPAISLGWVISNEDFWTPLRSIVSFLKLRGSYGLVGSDDTGKSAGAAHFLYINDIKLDDLGYGTGPDGSVVAKGPSVSYYAVRNAHWERVKKFDIGIDMNLFNQLNIVFDYFHDKRDRILLKRGSFPRLLGYANAVPWSNIGKVDNRGIELAVNWRKKITNDLNMDLRFNLTYNKNKYIYKDEPDYPYVWQSETGKPLSNTIGYIAEGLFKDQADIEMSPSQDELGSTVMPGDIKYRDVNGDGKINSKDQVMISQYGNVPRIQYGIGLDMTYKSFDFGMFFNGSAQRTIMVSGIMPFRGDASTGDRNVMQFIANDYWSEANPNPDAKFPRLGITDSQVANNSVNSTYWMHNGRFIRFKTLELGYSFPYCRVYINGDNLAVWSPFKEWDPELSWNAYPLQRTINIGVQLKF from the coding sequence ATGAAAAATACCAGTAGCACATTTCTTACAAGGGTGAGAATGGCTCGCATATTATTTCTTTTTAGTGTTTGTTTTCTTTCTTTACACTCTTATGCGGCGAACATAGGAGCGTATGCTCAACAGAAAAACTTAACAATTGAAATGCGGAACAAAACAGTTAAGGAAGTACTTGATTATATAGAAAAAAACAGTGAATTTATCTTTTTCTATTATAGCAAAGCGATTGATACGAAACGTATAGTCAGTTTGTCTGTAAAGGACCAACCGATAACCGTTATTCTCGATCAGTTATTTAAGAATACAGATGTCCTGTATGAAATTAAAGACCGGCAGATTTCTCTGAAAAGAGAAGAGTTGCCTACAGAGCAACGTCCGCAGGATTCGAAACAACAAAAGCGCAAATTGGTAGGAACCGTTACGGATGCTTCTTCCAGCGATCCTTTGGTGGGGGTCAGTATTTCTGTAAAAAACTCCCCGGGAACAGGAACAATTACAGATTTAGATGGTAAGTTTTCAATAGAGGTTTCAAATAATACAGAGTTAACATTTTCTTATATCGGATACAAACAGCAGGTATTGAGTGTAGGCGATTTGGGAGTTTTGAAAGTGAAAATGCAATCGGACAACGAGGTGCTGGATGAAGTGGTGGTGGTAGGAGCCGGCACACAGAAAAAAGTATCCGTAACCGGTGCTATTTCCACTGTAAAAGGTGTAGAATTGCGTGCACCGAGTTCTTCACTGACCAATAATCTTACAGGAAAGCTGGCAGGTGTGGTATCGATGACAACCAGTGGAGAACCGGGTTCCGTATCCGATTTCTATATCAGGGGAATCGGAACATTCGGGGGACGTGCAACACCTTTAATTCTGATGGACGATATCGAAATTTCGAGTGGCGACCTTAATAATATCCCTACCGAATCGATCGCCAGCTTTTCAATCTTGAAGGATGCATCGGCAACTGCTATTTATGGCGCTCGCGGTGCTAATGGAGTGCTGCTTATCAAAACGAAAGACGGTATGGAAAACACGCGGGCACAGATAAATATCACGTTCGAAAATTCATTTCTAAGACCGGCAAACACGCTGAAGTTCGTCGATGGCCCTACGTTTATGAATATGTACAATGAAGCCTTGGTGACTCGTACTCCAAGCGCAACACCCAAATATTCGGATGACGTCATAGAATATACAAGGAGCGGAATCAATCCGTATGTTTATCCGAACGTGGATTGGTATGACCTGCTTTTCAAAAATTCTACCATGAACCAACGGGCAAACATTAATGTACAGGGAGGTAGTTCGAAGGTTACCTATTACATGAGTTTGCAAGCAAATCATGATAGCGGTATGCTCAACTCCCCCAAGCGTTACTCTTTTGACACGAACATCAACAGATGGGAGTACATTTTCCAAAGTAACATATCCTATAAGATGACTCCGACAACCACTGTCGAGCTACGCATGAACGACCAGATAGGATATGCCAAAGGACCGTCTTTTTCAACTTCCGACCTGTTCTATCTTACCTACAATACCAATCCGGTGGCATTTCCGGCATCTTTTCCGGCAGAAGAAGGTGACAAGCATATACGTTTCGGAGGGGCAATGCTTAGTGGAAATTCGATGTATAACAACCCTTATGCATATATGATAAATAATTTCAGAGGATCCAATCATAATACCATCAACACCTCTGTTCGTATTAATCAGAACTTTGATTTTGTGACAAAGGGACTTTCCGCCTCTATTCTGGTTAACTGGAAAAACTATTCAAACTCATCTTATACCAAATCACTTGCCCCCTATTACTATCGCGTACAGGATGGCAGTTGGAATGTCGATTCGCCCGACCTTTATGCATTGGAGCAACTGACTTCGGGATCTGAATATATATCCCAGTCGGATATAGAGCGCTACCAGGACAATACCTTTTATATGGACGGACGCATCAATTACAGCAGGCAGTTCGGCCGACATGCCGTATCGGGAATGTTGATGTATATGATGCGTGAATACAGATCCAGCGTATTACCCAACCGCAACCAAGGATTATCTGCCCGTATCACCTACGATTACAACCAGAAATATCTGGCCGAAATAAATTGCGGTTATAACGGAACGGAACGTCTGGTAGAAGGAGAACGGTTCGAGTTATTTCCCGCCATATCTTTAGGCTGGGTTATCAGTAACGAGGATTTCTGGACTCCACTGCGTTCAATTGTATCTTTCCTCAAGCTCCGGGGATCTTATGGACTGGTAGGCAGCGATGATACGGGAAAAAGTGCGGGAGCTGCCCACTTTCTCTATATAAATGATATAAAGCTCGACGATTTGGGTTATGGAACCGGACCTGATGGAAGTGTTGTCGCCAAAGGACCCAGCGTTTCATATTATGCTGTCAGAAATGCACATTGGGAAAGAGTGAAAAAGTTCGATATCGGTATAGACATGAATCTATTCAACCAGCTCAATATTGTTTTCGACTATTTTCATGACAAACGAGATCGCATCCTTCTCAAACGAGGTTCTTTTCCTAGACTATTAGGATACGCTAATGCTGTGCCATGGAGTAACATTGGTAAAGTAGACAATCGAGGTATCGAGCTGGCTGTCAATTGGCGAAAGAAAATCACCAATGATTTAAATATGGACCTGCGTTTCAATTTGACATATAATAAGAATAAATACATCTACAAAGATGAACCGGATTACCCTTACGTGTGGCAGTCGGAAACTGGTAAACCCTTGAGTAACACGATAGGATACATTGCCGAAGGGTTATTCAAAGACCAGGCGGATATAGAAATGAGCCCTTCGCAGGATGAATTGGGAAGTACGGTAATGCCAGGTGATATCAAATATCGCGATGTAAACGGTGATGGCAAAATAAATTCAAAAGATCAGGTTATGATTTCGCAATATGGCAATGTGCCGCGCATTCAGTATGGAATTGGGCTAGACATGACATATAAATCTTTCGATTTCGGAATGTTTTTCAATGGTTCTGCCCAACGGACAATCATGGTATCAGGCATTATGCCATTTCGCGGTGATGCTTCAACCGGTGATCGAAACGTGATGCAGTTTATCGCCAACGACTACTGGAGCGAAGCTAATCCGAATCCGGATGCGAAATTTCCACGATTAGGTATTACTGACAGTCAAGTGGCAAACAACTCTGTCAACAGCACCTACTGGATGCACAACGGACGTTTTATCCGCTTTAAAACCCTTGAACTCGGATATAGTTTTCCGTACTGCCGTGTTTATATCAATGGGGATAATCTGGCTGTGTGGAGTCCTTTTAAAGAGTGGGATCCGGAATTGTCATGGAATGCGTATCCTCTTCAACGGACTATCAATATTGGAGTGCAGCTAAAATTCTAA
- a CDS encoding RagB/SusD family nutrient uptake outer membrane protein encodes MLHGFLQLYLDVVPDETADLPDAMKDRASTLGFLHSCYTYFEWFYTVENSFINSTDEYARPLLWADDGQKAAWNQLSPSSQTAPWNSCYDGIGRCHLFMDQLDKSNPTGVTESDKRRWKAEALFCRALYHFMLLESYGPIPLVTEHYNQNLDKKDFPGRSHFDVCVDSIAEWFDRAAFELPPTVQNSELGRATSTACKALKARLLVYAASPLWNGSFPYSNWKNTNFETPGYGKELVSRTYDENKWERALTACNEALDWALTQGNRKLFDLATSTSIRINQGVPLPNIEGVDDQFKESVMLMRYLNTTRETDGNKEVIFAIGSGDNYGIYSQIPHGVTTYNGSPVGGWGGIAVFLNSVERFYTKNGKLPQYDHTFPDKSDWFESAGLSNPDIIKLNVNREPRFYAWVCYDGGEYSSFIADGSPLILEARNSQKHGYNPDRYNRDNNATGYFSKKRIQPNFQWRSQDNGNNYAHTPLAVIRLAELYLNLAECHAALNSKQDVLDNLNIVRNRAGIPDLELSDINSDMSLMDWVRSERYAELWFEGHRYFDARRWTIAPEVFKAGVREGLNAIAKKDPSFREFNQRVKVDQPFMWNNKMYLLPINDSEIYSNPQLVQSPEY; translated from the coding sequence ATGTTGCATGGCTTCTTGCAACTATATCTGGACGTTGTCCCGGATGAAACAGCCGACTTGCCCGACGCAATGAAAGACAGAGCTTCCACATTGGGTTTCCTTCATTCATGTTATACTTATTTCGAGTGGTTTTACACAGTTGAAAACTCATTCATCAACTCGACCGATGAATATGCCCGCCCCTTACTATGGGCTGACGACGGACAGAAAGCGGCATGGAACCAGCTTTCTCCTTCCAGTCAAACCGCCCCGTGGAATAGTTGTTACGATGGAATAGGACGATGCCATCTATTCATGGATCAGCTTGACAAGAGCAATCCGACGGGAGTAACCGAGAGCGATAAAAGACGCTGGAAAGCCGAAGCTTTGTTCTGTCGGGCACTCTATCATTTTATGTTACTAGAGTCATACGGACCTATACCATTAGTGACTGAACATTACAATCAAAACCTTGACAAAAAGGATTTTCCGGGCAGATCGCATTTCGATGTATGTGTAGACTCCATAGCTGAATGGTTTGACCGGGCTGCCTTCGAATTGCCGCCAACAGTACAGAACAGCGAACTGGGACGTGCTACTTCAACAGCTTGCAAAGCCTTAAAAGCGCGATTGTTGGTTTATGCCGCCTCCCCCCTGTGGAATGGCTCATTCCCTTATTCAAACTGGAAGAACACTAACTTTGAAACTCCGGGATATGGAAAGGAGTTAGTCAGCAGAACATACGATGAAAACAAATGGGAACGCGCCCTGACAGCTTGCAACGAGGCTCTTGATTGGGCACTGACTCAAGGTAACCGCAAACTGTTCGACCTTGCCACTTCCACCAGTATCAGAATAAACCAAGGAGTTCCATTGCCTAATATAGAGGGGGTTGATGACCAGTTTAAAGAGTCGGTAATGCTCATGCGTTACCTCAATACGACACGTGAGACTGATGGCAATAAAGAAGTAATCTTTGCCATCGGAAGCGGTGACAACTATGGCATCTATTCACAAATACCTCATGGCGTCACCACTTACAACGGCTCTCCTGTAGGAGGATGGGGAGGTATTGCTGTTTTCTTGAACTCTGTTGAAAGATTTTATACAAAGAATGGAAAATTGCCCCAATACGATCATACTTTTCCCGATAAATCGGACTGGTTTGAATCGGCAGGTCTGTCTAATCCGGATATCATAAAACTGAATGTCAATCGTGAACCGCGTTTCTATGCATGGGTTTGTTACGATGGAGGTGAATATAGTTCGTTCATAGCCGATGGCTCACCACTGATACTTGAAGCGCGTAACTCGCAAAAACATGGGTACAACCCTGACAGATATAATAGAGATAATAATGCAACCGGATATTTCTCCAAAAAGAGAATACAACCAAACTTCCAATGGCGCTCTCAAGATAATGGCAATAATTATGCTCATACTCCACTGGCAGTCATACGTTTGGCGGAATTATACCTCAATCTGGCGGAATGTCATGCTGCATTGAACAGCAAACAAGATGTCTTGGACAACCTGAACATTGTTCGTAATCGTGCAGGTATTCCCGATTTAGAATTATCTGACATAAACTCTGATATGAGTTTAATGGATTGGGTGCGCAGTGAACGTTATGCTGAATTATGGTTTGAAGGACACCGCTATTTTGATGCCCGGCGTTGGACAATTGCTCCGGAGGTATTCAAAGCCGGTGTCCGTGAAGGTCTTAATGCCATCGCAAAAAAAGATCCATCGTTCCGTGAGTTTAACCAAAGAGTAAAGGTGGACCAACCTTTTATGTGGAACAACAAAATGTATCTTCTTCCGATCAATGACTCGGAGATATACAGCAATCCCCAACTAGTACAATCGCCCGAATATTAA
- a CDS encoding BT_3987 domain-containing protein encodes MKTILLKLILILGVCQIVYSCSNEYSNDKLFPEEYHKILYFKNEGKHIFSWQASENTVEEPLLVIKAGSDPSLTATVNVRALTQQEIDENYSQPENQSYKTITPDAYSFKDGVHELTFATNETSKYLYLNFDVAKIYQLIKSAPGSKLVLALQLESTEEGIVNVEMNRVLYVFDINGQQVEWGKKDIQIESATYSSMSVKLKAEIADNISNFSCGLDFSQNAQLVSAYNDFHSTNYEALPAGAYHVNDFSFANGNDDATTTLTVASSTLQKDKHYLLPLKFAAPSSPQIEVSDEIYYLTVVVPADPQVIPDNREWKILLCNSDQKMENPSSTDGDNIGAGAIIDGIFDNHWHSSYWGKDVNGFNNKDDYHYGFTDYHCFDGMRTPITIVIDMKNSIEVSDIGLTQRRDNANIKKIDFYVSDDPLFLFKTIADGGTSADYSAVALNNWTLLFSKENAPRQNETIWFGDSETITPQKGRFLKIVISSAYNDPYGLNGVDYIVVGMAELQVKQLSTMIGKIIQ; translated from the coding sequence ATGAAAACGATATTATTGAAATTAATTTTAATACTTGGTGTATGTCAGATTGTATATTCATGTAGCAACGAATATTCGAATGATAAGTTATTCCCTGAAGAATATCACAAAATATTGTATTTCAAGAACGAGGGCAAGCATATATTTAGTTGGCAGGCTTCTGAAAATACGGTCGAAGAGCCTCTTCTGGTTATTAAGGCAGGAAGTGACCCGTCTTTGACTGCAACGGTTAACGTGCGTGCATTGACACAACAGGAAATCGATGAAAATTATAGCCAGCCCGAAAATCAAAGTTACAAGACAATAACGCCTGATGCATATTCATTTAAAGACGGAGTTCACGAACTAACGTTTGCAACTAACGAGACGTCGAAATATCTTTATCTGAATTTTGATGTAGCTAAAATATATCAGTTAATCAAATCGGCACCTGGATCTAAACTTGTTTTGGCACTCCAGTTGGAAAGTACAGAAGAGGGTATTGTGAATGTTGAAATGAACCGGGTCTTATATGTTTTTGATATAAACGGGCAGCAAGTGGAATGGGGAAAAAAGGATATACAGATTGAAAGTGCGACATATAGTTCAATGAGTGTAAAACTCAAAGCCGAAATTGCAGATAATATATCCAATTTCTCTTGCGGACTCGATTTCTCACAAAACGCGCAACTGGTGTCTGCATATAATGATTTTCATTCAACCAATTATGAAGCGCTTCCCGCAGGAGCCTACCATGTGAATGATTTTTCTTTTGCAAATGGCAATGATGATGCTACAACGACATTGACAGTAGCAAGTTCAACATTGCAAAAAGATAAGCACTATCTTCTTCCGTTGAAGTTTGCAGCCCCCTCGTCCCCACAAATAGAGGTATCGGACGAGATTTATTACCTGACTGTTGTGGTACCTGCTGATCCACAAGTCATTCCCGACAACAGAGAATGGAAAATATTGCTATGCAACAGCGACCAGAAGATGGAGAATCCCTCATCAACGGATGGGGATAATATCGGAGCCGGAGCCATCATAGATGGAATTTTCGACAATCACTGGCATTCGAGTTATTGGGGAAAAGATGTCAATGGATTCAATAATAAAGATGACTACCACTATGGCTTCACAGATTATCATTGTTTTGATGGAATGAGAACACCTATCACAATTGTCATAGATATGAAGAATTCAATAGAAGTAAGCGATATCGGACTGACTCAACGAAGAGATAACGCGAACATTAAGAAGATAGATTTCTATGTTTCGGACGATCCTCTATTTTTATTCAAAACGATTGCCGATGGAGGAACATCTGCTGATTACTCGGCTGTGGCACTAAATAACTGGACGCTTCTCTTTTCTAAAGAGAACGCTCCACGACAGAATGAAACCATCTGGTTCGGTGACAGTGAGACGATAACGCCACAAAAGGGACGATTCCTGAAAATTGTAATTTCCAGTGCATACAACGATCCCTATGGGCTCAATGGTGTGGATTACATCGTTGTCGGTATGGCCGAATTGCAAGTAAAACAACTTTCTACAATGATTGGAAAAATAATTCAATAA
- a CDS encoding alpha-galactosidase, translating to MKHRFNFLTLLLVLFTIPAGIFARESKFTKRGSGPLFWNMYQYNFRYGTSMPEDVWKKNIDWLAEEFLPYGYDMAATDGWLFNLNSIDQYGYLTKYDSSWTYGLKYWGDYLKSKGMRFGFYFNPLWVPKAAYVQNNNIKGTSIPITDVVGTTKFEDHLYWIDTDKPGAEQWVKGCIRTMIDQGIELLKIDFLGYYERDYGTNRYIKALKWMAEEAGDEMLLSYSVPNCRNDARNEIIYADMIRISTDCDGGGWWFISDKERGQVNESGQGDKYRSAFDGLIGWADIIGVKGQTIMDPDFVQLNTLASDAEREFHISMLLVSGSPIGITDQYNTIGDCAKFYKNTEMLELNKLGFVGKPLSTSIWDKQNSSRWIGQLPDGDWIVGLFNRESTVLEYGIDFEKELGIKGGKVKNVRDLWLHQDLGAMSGRYSVRLEPHSCKVLRIKPNSKRYKAAVASLRNGAVINR from the coding sequence ATGAAACACAGATTTAATTTTTTAACACTTTTGCTGGTATTGTTTACAATACCAGCAGGTATCTTTGCCAGAGAAAGCAAATTCACAAAGCGAGGCAGCGGACCATTGTTTTGGAATATGTACCAATACAATTTCCGGTATGGAACATCAATGCCTGAAGATGTTTGGAAAAAGAATATCGACTGGCTTGCCGAGGAGTTTTTACCTTATGGATATGATATGGCAGCTACTGACGGTTGGTTATTTAACCTCAATTCTATAGATCAATATGGTTATCTGACCAAATATGACAGTTCGTGGACATACGGACTGAAGTATTGGGGCGATTATCTCAAAAGTAAAGGCATGAGATTCGGATTCTATTTCAACCCATTATGGGTACCTAAAGCTGCCTATGTGCAGAATAATAATATCAAAGGAACTTCCATTCCGATAACTGACGTGGTAGGCACTACAAAGTTTGAAGATCACCTGTACTGGATAGATACTGACAAACCAGGAGCGGAACAGTGGGTGAAAGGCTGTATCAGAACAATGATAGATCAGGGAATAGAGTTGCTGAAGATAGACTTTCTTGGTTACTATGAACGGGATTACGGAACCAATAGATACATCAAGGCATTGAAATGGATGGCTGAAGAAGCCGGAGATGAAATGTTGCTTAGTTACTCTGTTCCTAATTGTCGCAACGATGCCCGCAACGAGATTATTTATGCGGATATGATTCGCATAAGTACTGACTGTGACGGTGGCGGATGGTGGTTTATCAGCGACAAAGAGCGCGGACAGGTTAACGAAAGCGGACAAGGTGATAAATACCGAAGTGCTTTTGATGGATTAATCGGATGGGCTGATATTATCGGGGTGAAAGGACAAACTATAATGGATCCCGATTTTGTTCAACTCAACACATTGGCAAGCGATGCCGAAAGAGAGTTTCATATCTCAATGTTGCTGGTTAGCGGTTCTCCAATTGGTATCACCGATCAATATAATACGATTGGTGATTGCGCCAAATTCTACAAAAACACAGAGATGCTGGAATTGAATAAACTCGGTTTTGTAGGTAAGCCACTTAGTACCAGTATATGGGATAAACAAAACAGTTCGAGATGGATAGGACAACTTCCTGATGGAGATTGGATTGTCGGGCTGTTCAATAGAGAATCGACAGTGCTTGAATATGGTATTGATTTTGAAAAGGAACTGGGAATTAAAGGTGGAAAGGTGAAGAATGTACGTGATTTGTGGCTGCATCAGGATTTAGGCGCAATGTCGGGCCGATACTCGGTGCGACTTGAACCACATTCATGTAAGGTTTTACGTATCAAACCCAATTCAAAGAGATACAAAGCGGCTGTTGCCTCACTCAGAAATGGTGCAGTTATAAATAGATAA
- a CDS encoding CBM35 domain-containing protein, with protein MKGYPQYLWFVVLALLLVCTGCSNEGETEDDNNQHVKVEGFYVKGLENVNACVEFDVEVDAAGTYTLHVMGYNYSKGTATCSLYVNGQKQSQLGFQEQSNWSEKVVQVSLAAGINQIAFQRDAGDNGQFYLDYIEID; from the coding sequence ATGAAAGGATACCCTCAATATTTATGGTTTGTAGTTCTCGCCCTATTACTGGTTTGCACAGGTTGTAGCAATGAGGGTGAGACAGAAGACGATAACAACCAGCATGTTAAAGTCGAAGGCTTTTATGTCAAAGGGCTTGAAAACGTAAATGCATGTGTTGAGTTTGATGTAGAGGTTGATGCCGCCGGTACATATACATTGCATGTCATGGGCTACAACTATTCCAAAGGGACAGCTACGTGTAGCTTATATGTCAACGGTCAAAAACAATCGCAACTTGGATTTCAGGAACAATCCAACTGGAGCGAAAAAGTAGTTCAGGTATCGTTGGCAGCCGGCATAAATCAAATAGCCTTTCAACGGGACGCTGGTGATAACGGACAGTTTTATCTCGATTACATAGAAATAGACTAA